In Ptychodera flava strain L36383 chromosome 21, AS_Pfla_20210202, whole genome shotgun sequence, a genomic segment contains:
- the LOC139121844 gene encoding extracellular serine proteinase-like yields MGSLPYLTIIACALAILLTHSSAFPRFKAKTSLQEKAKPKIKIDSEVKTVLKEKREPSRKARELRPSFVKRDTQAPLLHADKERIDEEYIVKLRDDLTVEELAAFEERLQALCEERGLHVEFHLNITALMKGFVAKVTGDALDILRWMDEVEYVEEDEVVHATTPWGLDRIDQVGLPLDNVYSSSPLGDGSGVSVFVLDTGIRYSHVEFGRRAKFFYDAFNDGYNGDDCQGHGTHCAGTVGGNTVGVAPGVTLYAGRVLSCSGSGSWSGVVGAMDAVAASGIKPGVVSMSLGGGKSTAMNDAVKRLTDAGYPVVAAAGNSNSDACSFSPASAPQAITVGATTSSDTLASYSNKGNCVDILAPGSDVYSSAKNGDSSYTTMSGTSMATPHVAGVAALILQQNPSLTPAQVASILTSSAQSGKISRICNNLTPNKLLHIPDDVNPPPPIEAPPPDEPLTEGICENTCRYANDGECDDGGDGSLYSICAYGSDCGDCGIRPNDPSCV; encoded by the exons ATGGGTAGCTTGCCATACTTGACGATCATAGCCTGTGCGTTGGCTATTCTGCTGACGCACAGCTCGGCTTTTCCGAGGTTCAAGGCCAAAACTTCGTTACAAGAGAAGGCCAAGCCGAAGATAAAAATTGATTCCGAGGTTAAGACCGTATTAAAAGAGAAAAGAGAGCCGAGCCGAAAAGCCCGTGAGTTACGTCCCAGCTTCGTAAAGCGTGACACTCAAGCCCCTCTCCTCCATGCTGACAAAGAGAGGATTGACGAAGAATACATCGTAAAACTTAGG GACGACCTTACGGTTGAAGAACTTGCAGCATTCGAGGAAAGACTTCAGGCTTTGTGTGAGGAGAGGGGATTACACGTTGAATTTCATCTCAACATTACTGCCTTGATGAAAGGGTTTGTTGCAAAGGTTACAGGAGATGCACTTGACATT CTTCGCTGGATGGACGAGGTGGAATACGTTGAAGAGGACGAGGTTGTCCATGCCACGACCCCTTGGGGATTGGACAGAATCGACCAAGTAGGTCTCCCTTTGGACAACGTGTATTCTTCCTCTCCACTTG GGGACGGTAGTGGAGTCAGCGTGTTTGTGCTTGATACCGGAATACGTTACTCTCACGTGGAGTTTGGACGGAGGGCGAAGTTTTTCTACGATGCCTTCAATGATGGCTACAAT GGGGATGATTGCCAAGGGCATGGTACTCACTGCGCAGGTACTGTTGGTGGGAATACGGTCGGAGTGGCGCCTGGTGTTACCCTGTACGCAGGCCGTGTTTTAAGCTGTTCAGGTTCTGGGTCATGGAGTGGCGTTGTTGGAG CAATGGATGCAGTAGCCGCTTCGGGAATAAAACCAGGAGTGGTTTCCATGTCGCTTGGTGGTGGTAAATCCACGGCGATGAACGATGCTGTCAAGAGACTGACCGACGCGGGATACCCTGTCGTAGCGGCTGCCGGAAATTCTAATAGCGATGCATGTTCCTTTTCACCAGCATCAGCTCCCCAG GCAATAACAGTTGGCGCAACTACATCGTCGGACACTCTTGCTAGTTATTCAAACAAAGGCAACTGTGTCGATATCCTTGCCCCTGGTTCTGACGTTTACAGTTCTGCAAAGAATGGAGACTCTTCCTACACAACCATGAGTGGAACCTCGATGGCAACGCCTCACGTAGCTG GTGTTGCTGCGTTAATTCTTCAACAAAATCCTTCTTTGACGCCGGCCCAGGTAGCATCGATTCTGACATCTAGCGCTCAGTCAGGAAAAATCAGTCGGATTTGTAACAATTTAACACCAAACAAACTACTGCACATTCCAGATGATGTTAATCCACCCCCTCCAATCGAAGCCCCTCCACCTGATGAACCATTGACAGAAG GTATATGCGAAAATACTTGCCGTTACGCCAACGACGGGGAATGTGACGATGGAGGAGACGGCTCATTATATAGTATTTGTGCTTATGGTTCTGACTGTGGTGATTGTGGAATTCGTCCTAATGACCCGTCCTGTG TGTGA